A genomic region of Bosea sp. 124 contains the following coding sequences:
- a CDS encoding LysR substrate-binding domain-containing protein produces MLRPQARALMRALGAVEDEWRDLRQAVGELRSGRALPLRIASTPSIGQGLIAQALRQLVTEYPLARIELIMGDAPTELSQGTADIGVMFSPRVTDDIALTPLAQASIIALVRNDDPLAQRCSVSLNDIKNRRLICFDREKSPLGWLIARAHEDVGLDYAPFMTVPYSISAAHLMAQKGDVTLIDSLLIEAQRFDGLARLLVTPEIPITICLMTVRSRPLSRLASRFVEILLRS; encoded by the coding sequence GTGCTGCGGCCGCAGGCACGCGCCCTGATGCGGGCTCTCGGCGCCGTAGAGGACGAATGGCGCGACCTGCGCCAAGCTGTCGGCGAACTCCGGTCTGGGCGCGCCCTGCCGCTGCGGATCGCCTCGACGCCGAGCATCGGCCAGGGTCTGATCGCGCAGGCGCTTCGACAACTCGTCACCGAGTATCCGCTGGCGCGAATCGAACTGATCATGGGCGACGCGCCGACCGAACTGTCACAGGGCACAGCTGATATCGGCGTAATGTTTTCGCCTCGCGTCACCGACGACATCGCCCTGACGCCTCTGGCACAGGCCTCGATTATCGCGCTGGTTCGCAATGACGATCCGCTCGCGCAGCGTTGCTCTGTCAGCCTCAACGATATCAAGAACCGGCGACTGATCTGCTTCGACCGGGAGAAGTCGCCGTTGGGCTGGCTGATCGCCCGCGCGCATGAAGACGTGGGGCTCGACTATGCGCCGTTCATGACCGTGCCCTACAGCATCTCGGCGGCGCATCTGATGGCGCAGAAAGGCGATGTGACCTTGATCGATAGCCTTCTGATCGAAGCGCAACGGTTCGACGGTCTGGCGCGGCTTTTGGTGACCCCGGAGATCCCGATCACGATCTGTCTGATGACAGTGCGCAGCCGGCCCTTGTCACGGCTCGCATCGCGCTTCGTCGAAATTCTGCTCAGATCTTAG
- a CDS encoding ABC transporter permease, with product MLSYILKRLVQLVPVLFGITLACFFLLRALPGDPATLLLGARGGPDEIALMKQRLGLDLPLWRQYLLFLGDILSGSLGRSVVYGQSVTTLVLERLPATLSLVAYSTIIAVALTIPLALLSAVKRDRAADVLIKLVFTVLLAIPSFWLGLVLVVVLAIWVPLFPTSGYGTGILSRLHHLTLPAFVIALATASLTIRSLRSGILNVLGSDYVTTARAKGNATGRTMRVHVLPNALISSISVLGAHTSWVIGGTVVIETVFALPGLGSLFVESIFARDYPLIQGLTIVFAVLVVLINLATDIAYALADPRIRLD from the coding sequence ATGCTCTCTTACATCCTCAAGCGGCTCGTTCAGCTGGTGCCGGTGCTTTTCGGCATCACACTGGCCTGCTTCTTCCTGCTGCGGGCACTGCCGGGGGACCCGGCGACGCTGCTGCTCGGCGCGCGTGGCGGGCCCGACGAGATCGCGCTGATGAAGCAGCGGCTTGGTCTCGACCTGCCGCTCTGGCGGCAATATCTGCTCTTCCTGGGAGACATTCTGTCGGGCAGCCTCGGCCGCTCGGTCGTTTACGGCCAGTCCGTCACAACCCTGGTGCTGGAGCGCCTGCCGGCGACGCTGTCGCTCGTGGCCTACTCCACGATCATCGCCGTGGCGCTGACCATCCCGCTGGCGTTGCTGTCGGCCGTCAAGCGCGACCGGGCGGCGGACGTCCTGATCAAGCTTGTTTTCACGGTCCTGCTCGCGATCCCGTCCTTCTGGCTCGGGCTCGTGCTGGTCGTCGTCCTGGCGATCTGGGTGCCATTGTTCCCGACCTCGGGCTATGGCACCGGCATCCTCTCGCGCCTGCACCACCTCACGCTGCCGGCCTTCGTCATTGCACTGGCGACGGCATCTCTGACCATACGCAGCCTGCGCAGCGGCATACTCAACGTGCTCGGCTCCGACTACGTCACCACCGCCCGCGCCAAGGGCAATGCGACGGGCCGGACCATGCGGGTCCATGTGCTGCCGAACGCGCTGATCAGCTCGATCTCGGTGCTCGGCGCCCATACCAGCTGGGTGATAGGCGGAACGGTGGTGATCGAGACCGTCTTCGCCCTGCCGGGTCTCGGTTCGCTGTTCGTCGAATCCATCTTTGCCCGCGACTACCCGCTGATCCAGGGGCTGACGATCGTGTTCGCGGTGCTGGTCGTGCTGATTAATCTCGCGACGGACATCGCCTATGCGCTGGCCGACCCGCGCATCCGGCTGGATTGA
- a CDS encoding efflux RND transporter periplasmic adaptor subunit, whose protein sequence is MKTSRLLLIPFVAAAAAGGIWFSSSRGATESSAPRQARGADGFPVAVVTAAAEEADMPVVKRAIGFVETPASVVIRSRIDSQILEQHVTDGQFVKKGDLLFTLDDRDIKAQIAKDEAAVARDEALHTRSESDLSRYQQLIARNAGTQQQLDQATADERSSAATIQSDKATLEADRLKLGYTRIVAPIDGRAGAVQVTPGNLVSANASGTALVTLTQMKPLRVSFTLPERDLPALQAALARGAPVPVLARIPDTDRKAAKGVLNFVDSSIDMTSGTISAKAAFANDDLSLWPGQYVEVEVDVDVLRDVPLVATVAVQPGQKGPYVYVAKGDGTVSLRSVKIALADGGRTALSEGVKPGERVVIDGQLRLKDGAKFRERDPQMPTAAPGAAAVAERSAP, encoded by the coding sequence ATGAAGACCTCTCGACTCCTGCTCATCCCCTTCGTCGCCGCGGCAGCCGCGGGCGGCATCTGGTTCAGCAGTTCGCGCGGAGCGACCGAGTCCTCAGCACCGCGTCAGGCTCGCGGCGCCGACGGCTTTCCCGTGGCCGTGGTCACGGCGGCGGCCGAGGAGGCCGACATGCCCGTCGTGAAGCGCGCCATCGGCTTCGTCGAAACGCCGGCGAGCGTCGTGATCCGGTCGCGCATCGACAGCCAGATCCTCGAGCAGCACGTCACGGACGGCCAGTTCGTCAAGAAGGGCGACCTGCTCTTCACGCTCGACGATCGCGACATCAAGGCCCAGATCGCCAAGGACGAGGCGGCGGTCGCGCGCGACGAGGCGCTCCATACGCGCAGCGAGAGCGATCTCTCCCGCTACCAGCAGTTGATCGCCCGCAATGCCGGCACGCAGCAACAGCTCGACCAGGCCACGGCCGACGAGCGCTCGAGCGCGGCCACGATCCAGTCCGACAAGGCGACGCTCGAGGCGGACCGGCTGAAACTGGGCTACACGCGCATCGTCGCGCCAATCGACGGGCGCGCCGGGGCCGTGCAAGTCACGCCCGGGAACCTCGTCTCCGCCAATGCGTCCGGCACGGCGCTCGTCACATTGACCCAGATGAAGCCGCTGCGGGTCAGCTTCACACTGCCCGAGCGTGACTTGCCGGCGCTGCAAGCCGCGCTCGCCCGCGGCGCGCCGGTCCCCGTGCTCGCGCGCATTCCCGATACCGACCGGAAGGCCGCCAAGGGCGTGCTGAATTTCGTCGACTCCAGCATCGACATGACATCCGGCACGATCAGCGCCAAGGCCGCCTTCGCCAATGACGATCTCTCGCTCTGGCCGGGGCAGTATGTCGAGGTGGAGGTCGATGTCGATGTGCTGCGGGATGTCCCGCTGGTCGCCACCGTCGCGGTGCAGCCCGGCCAGAAGGGCCCTTACGTCTATGTCGCCAAAGGCGACGGCACAGTCTCGCTCCGGTCGGTGAAGATCGCGCTGGCCGATGGCGGACGCACCGCGCTGAGCGAGGGCGTGAAGCCCGGCGAACGCGTGGTCATCGATGGGCAGCTGCGGCTGAAGGACGGCGCGAAATTCCGCGAGCGCGATCCGCAGATGCCCACTGCCGCGCCCGGCGCCGCAGCCGTCGCCGAAAGAAGCGCGCCATGA
- a CDS encoding ABC transporter permease, with product MGTRRLDPTLIVGLAMLLLLCAFVGLGQVWTPHDPFFVDYANTLQPPSPRHWFGTDDLGRDVASRVMAGGLVDLRVALVCVMAPAILGIAIGALSGFIGGRVDTVIMRITDIFWAFPFHVLVIAIVGVLGPGESNLYLAFLLVNWISFARITRGEVLVLRELEFVQAARSFGSTNTRIVAVHILPNAVTPAIVFAMADIVLTILAVTSLSFLGLGIQPPTPEWGLMISDGRQFLFDAWWIATCPGLAIIFTGVTFALIGEGLDTALRPKG from the coding sequence ATGGGCACGCGCCGCCTCGACCCGACGCTCATCGTCGGCCTCGCCATGCTCCTGCTGCTGTGCGCCTTCGTCGGGCTGGGGCAGGTCTGGACGCCGCACGATCCGTTCTTCGTGGACTACGCCAATACGCTGCAGCCGCCCTCACCGAGGCATTGGTTCGGCACGGACGATCTCGGCCGCGACGTCGCCTCGCGGGTGATGGCGGGTGGGCTGGTCGATCTGCGGGTCGCGCTGGTCTGCGTCATGGCGCCCGCCATCCTCGGCATCGCGATCGGCGCGCTGTCGGGCTTTATCGGCGGGCGGGTCGACACGGTGATCATGCGCATCACCGACATTTTCTGGGCCTTTCCTTTCCATGTGCTGGTGATCGCCATCGTCGGCGTGCTTGGGCCCGGCGAGTCCAATCTGTATCTCGCCTTCCTGCTGGTGAACTGGATCTCGTTTGCCCGGATCACGCGCGGCGAGGTGCTGGTGCTGCGCGAGCTTGAATTCGTGCAGGCCGCTCGCAGTTTCGGCTCTACCAACACACGCATCGTCGCAGTGCATATCCTGCCCAACGCCGTGACGCCCGCGATCGTTTTCGCGATGGCCGACATCGTTCTAACGATTCTCGCGGTGACCTCCCTGTCGTTCCTGGGCCTCGGCATTCAGCCGCCGACGCCGGAATGGGGGCTGATGATCTCCGACGGGCGGCAGTTCCTCTTCGACGCCTGGTGGATCGCGACCTGTCCGGGCCTGGCCATCATCTTCACCGGCGTCACCTTCGCCCTGATCGGCGAAGGTCTCGACACCGCGCTCCGACCCAAGGGCTGA
- a CDS encoding MarR family transcriptional regulator: MKTRPLRREMIFQLVETARLMRGHIDQRARQRGTTRAQWGVLSRLRRNEGMRQAELADILDIQPISVTRMIDRLAQQNLVERRPDPSDRRAHRLYLTSEGLALVDDLDPLRQDIADHLLAMVDDTTIATMLAGLASIRERARPTDSETLPAIETAA, from the coding sequence TTGAAGACGCGCCCGCTGCGCCGCGAAATGATCTTCCAGCTCGTCGAGACGGCGCGGCTCATGCGCGGTCATATCGACCAGCGTGCCCGCCAGCGCGGGACCACCCGCGCGCAATGGGGCGTGCTCTCGCGGCTGCGCCGCAACGAGGGGATGAGGCAGGCCGAGCTCGCCGACATCCTCGACATTCAGCCGATCTCGGTGACGCGCATGATCGACCGGCTGGCACAGCAGAATCTGGTCGAGCGGCGGCCCGACCCAAGCGACCGCCGCGCCCATCGCCTTTACCTGACCAGCGAGGGGCTCGCTCTGGTCGACGATCTCGACCCCTTGCGCCAGGACATCGCCGATCACCTGCTCGCCATGGTCGATGACACGACCATCGCCACCATGCTGGCAGGGCTCGCCAGCATCCGCGAGCGGGCTCGGCCGACCGATTCCGAAACCCTTCCCGCCATTGAAACAGCCGCGTGA
- a CDS encoding LysR family transcriptional regulator: protein MKLNALHVINAFVRLGGTGEAAQGLGISQSAVIKSLHQTEQELDLSLVATVQGRLTPTPEAIELTRLARPALGSLRRALHEADMIRVGMADRLRIATVPGLAHSILPPAIASARLALADSAAVEVVFDHVRDHLVADDVDLAISYGPMAIDGLLDVELRRSSLVCVLGQEHALANREALARADLDRQRLISYGPDGVSRSDSFQAALAQSGLADRIAITVRHTDTACHLAREGVGIAVVDGFVISSGLTEGLAIRPLAASPLVTAYAHHRDGAPLDRAARILLDRLAEAAA, encoded by the coding sequence ATGAAGCTCAACGCCCTGCATGTGATCAACGCATTCGTTAGGTTGGGTGGAACCGGTGAGGCGGCGCAGGGACTCGGCATCAGCCAGTCCGCCGTCATCAAGTCGCTGCATCAGACCGAGCAGGAACTTGATCTAAGCCTCGTCGCAACCGTCCAGGGGCGGCTAACACCAACGCCAGAGGCAATCGAGCTGACCCGATTGGCGCGGCCAGCCCTTGGCTCACTGCGCCGCGCGCTACACGAGGCGGACATGATCCGCGTCGGCATGGCGGACCGGCTGCGCATCGCGACCGTTCCGGGGCTCGCGCATAGCATCCTGCCGCCTGCGATCGCCAGCGCTCGGCTTGCCCTGGCTGACAGCGCGGCCGTTGAGGTGGTCTTCGATCATGTCCGCGATCATCTGGTCGCCGACGATGTCGATCTCGCCATCTCTTACGGTCCCATGGCGATCGACGGGCTGCTCGATGTCGAACTGCGCCGCAGCTCGCTCGTCTGCGTGCTGGGACAGGAGCATGCGCTTGCCAATCGCGAGGCACTCGCGCGCGCCGATCTCGATCGCCAGCGTTTGATTAGCTACGGGCCGGATGGTGTCAGCCGCTCGGACAGCTTCCAGGCCGCGCTCGCCCAAAGCGGTCTTGCCGACCGTATCGCGATCACGGTGCGCCACACCGACACCGCCTGCCATCTTGCGCGCGAGGGCGTGGGCATTGCCGTCGTCGACGGCTTCGTGATCAGCAGCGGACTGACAGAAGGCCTTGCCATCCGGCCGCTCGCGGCCAGCCCGCTTGTGACTGCGTATGCGCATCACCGCGATGGTGCACCGCTCGACCGCGCCGCGCGCATCCTGCTGGACCGTCTGGCCGAGGCGGCGGCATGA
- a CDS encoding ABC transporter substrate-binding protein, with translation MTTFRSMVSAAALSLAILAPSLTVAPSPAFAKGILKLAQTQDLVSLDPIATSDNASIFAQLLVFDTLLRPSKDATKLEPGLAETWQVSSDGLTYSFKLREAKFSDGTPVTAGDVAFSLKRAGSDGSNWKRFFAGIDTIETPDDRTVILKLKKVFTPLLNNLALFSSAILPQKAFEASSGSFFEKPIGSGPFTVAAWNKGQGLSLRKNANYWQAGKPDLDGAELLVIPEGNSRVLKLQAGEIDAALEIPLNQMQSLGRAGTIKTAVANVLRTDFVLLNTKKKPFDDVRVRQALNYAIDKEGLVKALLYGAGKVSNSPMPPMAYADPDLKPYAHDIAKAKALLKDAGYADGFKTSLLVHSGRPLHRQLGQALQSALAQIGVTAEIRLVEGGTHWSTTKAGDYEMAVSYASSDTIDPDQMAGFLIVNPERANAYHTEWKSERVNELYEKERATNDGPERGAMFKEMVKLAHEGAPSIFLFYPGTSYAYRSNVEGFEVLPTSNFRLEDVKLK, from the coding sequence ATGACCACATTCCGCTCCATGGTATCTGCCGCCGCGCTTAGCCTCGCGATTCTTGCTCCATCGCTGACCGTCGCGCCGTCTCCCGCTTTCGCCAAGGGCATTCTGAAGCTCGCGCAGACCCAGGATCTGGTCTCGCTCGACCCGATCGCGACCAGTGACAATGCCTCGATCTTCGCGCAGCTCCTGGTTTTCGACACGCTGCTGCGCCCGAGCAAGGACGCGACCAAGCTCGAACCTGGCCTGGCGGAAACCTGGCAGGTCAGCAGCGACGGCCTGACCTACAGTTTCAAGCTGCGCGAGGCGAAGTTCTCGGACGGCACGCCCGTCACCGCGGGCGACGTCGCCTTCTCGCTGAAGCGCGCCGGCAGTGACGGCTCGAACTGGAAGCGGTTCTTCGCCGGCATCGACACCATCGAGACGCCCGACGACCGCACCGTCATTCTCAAGCTGAAGAAGGTCTTCACCCCGCTACTCAACAATCTCGCGCTGTTCTCCTCGGCGATCCTGCCGCAGAAGGCGTTTGAGGCGTCGTCGGGCAGCTTCTTCGAGAAGCCGATCGGCTCCGGACCCTTCACGGTCGCGGCGTGGAACAAGGGTCAGGGGCTCTCGCTCCGGAAGAATGCGAACTACTGGCAGGCCGGCAAGCCCGATCTCGATGGTGCCGAGCTGCTGGTCATTCCCGAAGGCAACAGCCGCGTGCTCAAGCTGCAGGCCGGCGAGATCGATGCCGCGCTCGAAATACCCCTGAACCAGATGCAGAGCCTCGGCCGGGCGGGCACCATCAAGACCGCCGTCGCCAATGTGCTCCGCACCGACTTCGTCTTGCTCAACACCAAGAAGAAGCCCTTCGACGACGTCCGCGTCCGCCAGGCGCTGAACTACGCCATCGACAAGGAGGGGCTGGTCAAGGCGCTGCTCTACGGCGCGGGCAAGGTGTCGAATTCGCCTATGCCGCCGATGGCCTATGCCGATCCGGACTTGAAGCCCTATGCCCATGATATCGCCAAGGCCAAGGCCCTATTGAAGGACGCCGGCTACGCCGATGGCTTCAAGACCTCGCTCCTGGTGCATTCGGGCCGACCGCTCCATCGCCAGCTCGGCCAGGCATTGCAGAGTGCGCTCGCGCAGATCGGCGTCACTGCCGAGATTCGGCTCGTCGAGGGTGGCACACACTGGTCGACCACGAAGGCCGGCGACTACGAGATGGCGGTTTCCTACGCTTCGAGCGACACGATCGATCCCGACCAAATGGCGGGCTTCCTGATCGTCAATCCCGAGCGCGCCAATGCCTACCATACCGAATGGAAGAGCGAGCGGGTCAACGAGCTCTACGAAAAGGAGCGCGCCACCAATGACGGACCCGAGCGCGGCGCGATGTTCAAGGAGATGGTCAAGCTCGCGCATGAAGGAGCGCCATCGATCTTCCTGTTCTATCCCGGCACGTCTTACGCTTATCGCAGCAACGTCGAGGGTTTCGAGGTGCTGCCGACCTCGAATTTCCGCCTGGAGGACGTCAAGCTGAAGTGA
- a CDS encoding homocysteine S-methyltransferase family protein — MPDRLPPLPHLQGGNFLADGGLETTLVFLEGIDLPSFAAFPLVLTEAGREALARYFGPYLAEARNRDVGFILDTPTWRANPDWAEKLGFGLGDVLEANRRAVAFAARLRDEVDDPSIPIVLNGVVGPRGDGYVVGATMTEDEAARYHRPQIEALRDGGADMVSAITMTYVEEAVGIALAARASGVPVAVSFTVETDGRLPSGQDLKAAIEDTDAATGKTPAYYMINCAHPDHFREAIASGEPWLDRILGIRANASRKSHAELDASTELDIGDPTELGRQYRDLRSQLPSLRVFGGCCGTDHRHIAAICEACL, encoded by the coding sequence ATGCCGGATCGCCTTCCTCCCTTACCGCATCTTCAAGGCGGCAACTTCCTGGCTGATGGCGGACTTGAAACCACGCTCGTCTTTCTGGAAGGTATCGATCTGCCTTCCTTTGCGGCGTTCCCGCTGGTCCTGACCGAGGCCGGACGAGAGGCGCTGGCTCGCTACTTCGGACCTTATCTGGCCGAGGCGAGGAACCGGGATGTCGGCTTCATCCTCGACACTCCCACGTGGCGAGCCAATCCTGATTGGGCAGAGAAGCTGGGCTTCGGCCTTGGTGATGTGCTCGAGGCCAATCGCCGGGCAGTCGCTTTTGCCGCACGGCTACGGGACGAAGTCGACGATCCGTCGATCCCGATTGTCCTGAACGGCGTGGTCGGTCCGAGGGGAGACGGCTACGTTGTTGGCGCGACCATGACCGAGGACGAGGCCGCACGCTACCATCGTCCACAGATAGAGGCGCTTCGCGACGGGGGCGCTGACATGGTGAGCGCGATCACCATGACATATGTGGAGGAGGCGGTGGGCATCGCGCTCGCTGCGCGCGCCAGCGGCGTGCCCGTCGCAGTCTCCTTCACAGTCGAGACGGACGGGCGACTGCCGTCTGGGCAGGACTTGAAGGCCGCGATCGAGGATACCGATGCGGCAACGGGCAAGACGCCAGCCTACTACATGATCAACTGCGCCCACCCGGATCATTTCCGGGAGGCAATTGCCTCCGGCGAACCCTGGCTCGACCGCATCCTCGGAATCAGGGCCAACGCGTCCCGGAAAAGCCATGCAGAGCTCGATGCATCGACCGAACTCGACATCGGCGATCCGACCGAGCTAGGCCGGCAGTATCGGGACTTGCGTTCCCAGCTGCCAAGCCTTCGCGTCTTCGGCGGCTGCTGTGGCACGGACCATCGGCACATCGCGGCCATATGCGAGGCGTGCCTTTGA
- a CDS encoding efflux RND transporter permease subunit: protein MNVSAFCIRHPVATILMSVALVLAGSFAYRVLPVAALPRAEFPVVNVSAQLPGASPDTMATSVATPLIKQFATIAGIDSISTTNSQGATSIAIQFVLTRNIDAAAADVQAAIARAQRQLPQEMTTAPSYRKVNPADAPIILMALKSDVIPLSQLDAFAQQVISPALSTVDGVAQVLIFGSQKYAVRIQIDPVALASRGIGVDELQAAITASNANTPVGTLQNTAQQLTIQARTQLANASQFANVIIATRNGKPVRLGDVARVIDSVENVQTSSAYDGTPAIVLAVQRQPDANTVEVVDRVKAMLPTFAGQMPAAASISFLNDRSTSIRAAVEDVQFTLALTIVLVVMVIFVFLRRLAATFIPAIAVPISIVATLAAMYAFGFAIDNISLLGLTLSVGLVVDDAIVMLENIVRHMEEDGLSAFDAALKGSSEIGFTIVSISLSLVAVFIPVLLMGGVIGRIFNEFAIVVTVSILASAFVSLTLTPMLCARLLSGYGKHHRENALGRALERGFSALVSGYDRTLGWCLQVKPLMLACFFATMAGSVWLVQSAPKGFFPQEDIGQLQVSTEARQDISFGAMKELQSKVAEIFRQSPSVAHVVQSVGGSGPASAALNAGRLFVELKPKDERPPLAKVLSDLRRELAQVAGITAFMTPVQNLNIGARSSKSQYQLVVQGLDQGLMNEWAVKLADAMGQDRARFIDVTTDLQNSASEATLVVDRDKANQLRIGADTLRSTLYSGFGVRQVSTIYTAGDSYEVIVEFDPRHGWSPDKLDQIRIRAGNGQLVPLGSFARVERTVGQLTVNQLGQIPAVTVSYNLPAGVALGDSVARIDAIKSSLGFPTALSTTLAGTAKTFQDSLGNQGILIAGAILTIYIVLGILYESFIHPLTILTGLPSAAIGALGALRLFNLDLSVIAMIGLLMLIGIVKKNAIMMIDVALVLQREGATAQDAIHRACVMRFRPILMTTLAALMGTLPIALGAGASAELRQPLGIAVVGGLLISQVLTLYITPVLFLYLDKLGDAASRLFGRRAATPAALPAPAE from the coding sequence ATGAACGTCTCGGCCTTCTGCATCCGCCATCCCGTCGCGACGATCCTGATGTCGGTCGCGCTCGTGCTCGCCGGGAGCTTCGCCTATCGCGTCCTGCCCGTGGCGGCCTTGCCGCGCGCGGAATTCCCCGTGGTGAACGTCTCGGCGCAATTGCCCGGCGCCTCGCCCGACACGATGGCGACCTCCGTCGCCACGCCGTTGATCAAGCAGTTCGCGACGATCGCGGGCATCGACAGCATCTCGACGACAAACTCGCAAGGCGCGACCTCGATCGCGATCCAGTTTGTGCTGACCCGCAACATCGACGCCGCCGCAGCGGATGTGCAGGCCGCGATCGCGCGCGCGCAACGCCAATTGCCGCAGGAGATGACCACCGCGCCGAGCTATCGGAAGGTCAATCCTGCCGATGCGCCGATCATCCTGATGGCGCTGAAGAGCGACGTCATCCCGCTCTCGCAGCTCGATGCCTTCGCCCAGCAGGTCATCTCGCCGGCGCTGTCGACCGTCGACGGCGTGGCGCAGGTGCTGATCTTCGGCAGCCAGAAATATGCGGTGCGCATCCAGATCGACCCGGTGGCGCTCGCCTCGCGCGGCATCGGCGTCGACGAACTCCAGGCCGCGATCACGGCGAGCAACGCCAATACGCCGGTCGGCACGCTGCAGAACACCGCGCAGCAACTGACGATCCAGGCGCGCACGCAGCTCGCCAACGCCAGCCAGTTCGCGAACGTCATCATCGCCACCCGCAACGGCAAGCCGGTGCGGCTCGGCGATGTCGCGAGGGTGATCGATTCCGTCGAGAACGTGCAGACGTCGAGTGCCTATGACGGCACGCCCGCGATCGTGCTTGCCGTCCAGCGCCAGCCCGATGCCAACACCGTCGAGGTGGTCGATCGCGTCAAGGCGATGCTCCCGACCTTCGCCGGGCAGATGCCGGCAGCGGCCTCGATCTCGTTCCTGAACGACCGTTCGACCTCCATCCGCGCCGCCGTCGAGGACGTTCAGTTCACGCTGGCGCTGACCATCGTACTGGTCGTGATGGTGATCTTCGTCTTCCTGCGCCGGCTCGCCGCGACCTTCATCCCGGCGATCGCCGTGCCGATCTCGATCGTGGCGACGCTGGCGGCGATGTATGCCTTCGGCTTCGCGATCGACAACATCTCGCTGCTGGGCCTGACGCTTTCGGTCGGCCTCGTCGTCGACGACGCCATCGTGATGCTCGAGAATATCGTGCGGCACATGGAAGAAGACGGGCTTTCGGCTTTCGACGCCGCCCTGAAAGGCTCCTCCGAGATCGGCTTCACGATCGTTTCGATCTCGCTCTCGCTCGTCGCCGTGTTCATTCCCGTGCTGCTGATGGGTGGCGTGATCGGCCGCATCTTCAACGAATTCGCGATCGTCGTGACGGTCTCGATCCTGGCCTCGGCCTTCGTTTCGCTGACGCTGACGCCGATGCTCTGCGCCCGCCTGCTCTCGGGCTATGGCAAGCATCACCGCGAAAACGCCCTCGGCCGCGCGCTGGAGCGCGGGTTTTCGGCGCTGGTCTCCGGCTATGACCGGACACTTGGCTGGTGCCTTCAGGTGAAGCCGCTGATGCTGGCATGCTTCTTCGCCACCATGGCGGGATCGGTCTGGCTCGTGCAGAGCGCGCCGAAGGGCTTCTTTCCACAGGAGGATATCGGCCAGCTCCAGGTCTCGACGGAAGCGCGCCAGGATATCTCCTTCGGCGCGATGAAGGAGCTTCAATCCAAGGTCGCCGAGATCTTTCGCCAGTCGCCCTCTGTCGCGCATGTCGTGCAAAGCGTCGGCGGCAGCGGCCCGGCTTCCGCGGCACTCAATGCGGGACGGCTCTTCGTCGAACTCAAGCCCAAGGACGAGCGGCCGCCTCTTGCCAAGGTGCTCTCCGATCTGCGCCGCGAACTCGCCCAGGTCGCCGGCATCACGGCCTTCATGACGCCGGTGCAGAACCTCAACATCGGCGCGCGTTCCTCCAAGAGCCAATACCAGCTCGTCGTGCAGGGGCTGGACCAGGGGTTGATGAACGAGTGGGCCGTGAAGCTCGCCGACGCGATGGGCCAGGACCGCGCCCGTTTCATCGACGTGACGACCGACCTGCAGAACAGCGCCTCCGAGGCGACGCTGGTGGTCGACCGCGACAAGGCGAACCAGCTGCGGATCGGGGCCGACACGCTGCGCTCGACGCTCTACTCCGGCTTCGGCGTGCGCCAGGTCTCGACGATCTACACGGCCGGCGACAGCTACGAGGTCATCGTCGAGTTCGATCCGCGCCATGGTTGGTCCCCGGACAAGCTCGACCAGATCCGCATCCGCGCGGGCAACGGACAATTGGTGCCGCTGGGCTCCTTCGCGCGCGTCGAGCGCACGGTCGGGCAGCTCACGGTCAACCAGCTCGGCCAGATACCGGCCGTGACGGTCTCCTACAACCTGCCGGCCGGTGTCGCGCTCGGCGACAGCGTCGCGCGCATCGATGCGATCAAGAGTTCGCTCGGCTTCCCGACCGCGCTGTCGACGACGCTGGCCGGCACGGCCAAGACCTTCCAGGATTCGCTCGGCAACCAGGGCATCCTGATCGCGGGAGCGATCCTGACGATCTATATCGTGCTCGGCATCCTGTATGAGAGCTTCATCCACCCGCTGACGATCCTGACCGGCCTTCCCTCGGCCGCGATCGGGGCTCTGGGCGCACTCAGGCTCTTCAACCTCGACCTGTCGGTCATCGCGATGATCGGGCTGCTGATGCTGATCGGCATCGTCAAGAAGAACGCGATCATGATGATCGACGTCGCGCTCGTGCTGCAGCGCGAGGGCGCCACTGCGCAGGATGCGATCCACCGCGCCTGCGTGATGCGATTCCGGCCGATCCTGATGACGACGCTGGCGGCACTGATGGGCACGCTGCCGATCGCCCTTGGCGCTGGCGCCAGCGCGGAACTGCGTCAGCCGCTCGGCATCGCCGTGGTCGGCGGGTTGCTGATCAGCCAGGTGCTGACGCTCTACATCACGCCGGTGCTGTTTCTCTATCTGGACAAGCTCGGCGACGCAGCGTCACGACTGTTCGGCCGGCGCGCCGCGACGCCCGCCGCCCTCCCCGCGCCGGCGGAATGA